The following proteins are encoded in a genomic region of Corylus avellana chromosome ca4, CavTom2PMs-1.0:
- the LOC132176965 gene encoding protein COFACTOR ASSEMBLY OF COMPLEX C SUBUNIT B CCB3, chloroplastic, with the protein MATCSQLLDCFQIKGRPALSSNRGHFHVSENLRCPTKRKSNRGSQLARCSSYFREIVALPSNELPKIGASLSVEPFDAHTVVEVLKIDPPSTSSHAVLDFMQRLVVVADLDPASAKIAIAFLGPFLSIFGFLFIVRIVMSWYPKLPVGKFPFVIAYAPTEPLLIPARKLIPPLGGVDVTPVVWFGLISFLNEILVGRQGLLVLLSQQVS; encoded by the exons ATGGCGACTTGTTCTCAACTACTCGATTGCTTTCAAATCAAAG gaaGGCCGGCTCTCTCATCCAATCGAGGCCATTTCCATGTTTCT GAAAACCTTAGGTGTCCAACGAAAAGAAAGTCGAACCGGGGTTCCCAACTTGCTCGATGTAGCTCGTATTTTAGGGAAATCGTGGCTTTACCTAGCAATGAACTGCCAAAAATAGGTGCATCTCTTTCAGTAGAGCCATTTGATGCACACACAGTAGTAGAAGTTCTCAAGATCGATCCACCAAGTACATCATCACATGCTGTTTTAGATTTTATGCAGAGATTGGTAGTAGTAGCTGATTTGGACCCGGCTTCTGCAAAGATTGCGATTGCATTTCTTGGACCCTTTCTCTCCATATTTGGTTTTCTGTTTATTGTGAGAATAGTAATGTCCTGGTACCCAAAGCTGCCTGTTGGAAAGTTCCCATTTGTCATAGCTTATGCTCCCACCGAGCCCCTTCTCATCCCAGCTCGTAAGTTGATTCCACCCCTTGGTGGAGTTGATGTAACTCCTGTGGTCTGGTTCGGATTGATCAGTTTTCTTAATGAAATATTAGTGGGCCGGCAAGGGCTTCTTGTCCTTCTTTCTCAACAAGTTAGCTGA
- the LOC132176964 gene encoding large ribosomal RNA subunit accumulation protein YCED homolog 1, chloroplastic, whose product MSLIFPSFSVVPSSCLNQLKVYSLKSKGSASLNPCFPLVQYKVPWSITQDKYPVSISKPHGILTFTARDCIRTNNQSTEEKDVSFDGGDQGQEEIEETGSPWEGAVIYKRNPSVSHVEYCTTLERLGLGEHSTEISKSSASVMGLRVTKAVKDYPLGTPVQISIDVTRKKQKLRLDGIIRTVISLCCNRCGEPAAESVFSNFTLLLSEEPIEEPEVISMGAMFGDGKVKIFSGISEEEEEDDEASIDLDDRLYFPPEEREIDISKNIRDMVHVEITINAICDPSCKGMCLNCGTNLNTSSCSCRKEEVKKKSNGPLGNLKKQMQRK is encoded by the exons ATGTCACTTATATTCCCCTCATTTTCTGTTGTCCCCTCCTCTTGTTTAAACCAATTGAAGGTTTATAGTTTGAAATCCAAGGGAAGTGCTTCTCTAAATCCATGCTTTCCCCTCGTTCAATACAAAGTTCCGTGGAGTATAACCCAAGATAAATATCCAGTTTCCATAAGCAAACCCCATGGTATCTTAACGTTTACTGCAAGAGATTGCATACGAACTAATAATCAGTCCACCGAAGAGAAGGATGTATCTTTTGATGGGGGAGATCAAGGACAAGAAGAGATTGAAGAAACAGGGTCACCATGGGAAGGGGCTGTTATTTACAAGAGAAACCCTTCAGTTTCACATGTGGAGTACTGCACAACCCTAGAGAGGCTTGGGTTGGGAGAGCATTCAACTGAGATCTCCAAGTCTAGTGCTTCTGTAATGGGTTTACGGGTCACAAAAGCTGTCAAGGACTATCCGCTTGGAACACCTGTGCAGATCTCCATTGACGTAACAAGGAAGAAGCAAAAGTTGAGGCTCGATGGTATCATCAGAACTGTCATCTCTCTTTGCTGCAATAG GTGTGGCGAGCCAGCTGCTGAGAGTGTATTCTCCAACTTCACGCTTTTACTATCTGAAGAACCCATTGAAGAGCCAGAGGTTATCAGCATGGGAGCCATGTTTGGGGATGggaaagtgaaaattttttctggaattagtgaggaagaagaggaagatgatgaAGCTTCAATTGATTTGGATGACCGGCTATATTTTCCTccggaagaaagagagattgaTATTTCAAAGAACATAAGAGACATGGTGCATGTGGAAATTACCATCAATGCAATCTGTGATCCGAGTTGCAAAGGTATGTGTCTGAACTGCGGTACAAATTTAAATACAAGTAGTTGTAGCTGTAGGAAGGAGGaagtgaagaagaagagtaaCGGGCCTCTTGGAAATTTGAAAAAGCAAATGCAGAGAAAATGA
- the LOC132176963 gene encoding probable trehalose-phosphate phosphatase C isoform X1: MSLIFPSSSVVPSSCLNQLKVYSLKSKGSASLNPCFPLVQYKVPWSITQDKYPVSKSKPHRILTSTARDCIRTNNQSTEEKDVSFDGGDQGQEEIEREFHDNRDASVVTYSEWLTQHPSALHTFEQMMKIAKGKQIVVFLDYDGTLSPIVNDPEKAFMTDEMRSAVHEVAECFPTAIVTGRSRDKAIEFVKLKDLCYAGSHGMHISIPPGFLKKYAELEDQTHIADEQGFINFYVAKKFLCKLKKIKEKLQEKTRGIKGAMVEDNKFCISVHFRCVDEENVENVKKIVDSVIKSYPSFRAGGGKKVMEVRPNIEWNKGHALDYLLKTVFGTRNDDVLPLYVGDDATDEDAFKFIKEVGRGFPIVVSSTPKMTDASFSLRDTIEVMNFLTKLTGWRRISSSD; the protein is encoded by the exons ATGTCACTCATATTCCCCTCATCTTCTGTAGTTCCCTCCTCTTGTTTAAACCAATTGAAGGTTTATAGTTTGAAATCCAAGGGAAGTGCTTCTCTAAATCCATGCTTTCCTCTCGTTCAATACAAAGTTCCATGGAGTATAACCCAAGATAAATATCCAGTTTCCAAAAGCAAACCCCATAGAATCTTAACGTCTACTGCAAGAGATTGCATACGAACTAATAATCAGTCCACCGAAGAGAAGGATGTATCTTTTGATGGGGGAGATCAAGGACAAGAAGAGATTGAAAGAGAATTCCATGACAACAGAGATGCAAGTGTGGTTACATATAGTGAATGGCTG ACACAGCATCCATCTGCGTTACACACTTTTGAACAAATGATGAAGATAGCTAAGGGAAAACAAATAGTTGTATTTTTGGATTATGATGGAACTCTCTCGCCAATTGTTAATGATCCTGAGAAAGCTTTCATGACTGATGAA ATGCGCTCAGCAGTGCATGAAGTTGCTGAATGTTTCCCCACTGCAATTGTCACCGGAAGGTCTAGGGATAAG gcaattgaatttgtaaaacTAAAGGATCTGTGCTATGCTGGAAGTCATGGGATGCATATATCAATCCCACCAggattcttaaaaaaatatgcagAGCTTGAGGATCAAACTCACATTGCTGATGAACAG GGTTTTATCAACTTCTATGTTGCAAAGAAATTCTTATGTAAGCTAAAGAAG ATAAAGGAGAAACTACAAGAAAAGACCAGAGGCATCAAAGGAGCCATGGTTGAGGACAATAAGTTCTGCATCTCTGTACACTTCCGATGTGTAGATGAGGAG AATGTTGAGAATGTTAAGAAGATAGTAGACTCTGTCATCAAATCTTATCCAAGCTTTCGCGCGGGAGGGGGTAAAAAG GTTATGGAAGTACGCCCAAATATTGAGTGGAACAAAGGTCATGCGTTGGACTATTTACTAAAAACTGTGTTTGGTACCCGAAATGACGATGTCCTCCCATTATATGTAGGAGATGACGCAACGGATGAGGATGCCTTTAAG TTTATAAAGGAAGTTGGAAGGGGGTTTCCCATCGTCGTGTCTTCCACACCAAAAATGACGGACGCTTCATTCTCTTTACGTGATACAATAGAGGTCATGAATTTCTTGACAAAGCTTACCGGGTGGAGAAGAATCTCTTCTTCCGACTAA
- the LOC132176963 gene encoding probable trehalose-phosphate phosphatase J isoform X2: MSLIFPSSSVVPSSCLNQLKVYSLKSKGSASLNPCFPLVQYKVPWSITQDKYPVSKSKPHRILTSTARDCIRTNNQSTEEKDVSFDGGDQGQEEIEREFHDNRDASVVTYSEWLMRSAVHEVAECFPTAIVTGRSRDKAIEFVKLKDLCYAGSHGMHISIPPGFLKKYAELEDQTHIADEQGFINFYVAKKFLCKLKKIKEKLQEKTRGIKGAMVEDNKFCISVHFRCVDEENVENVKKIVDSVIKSYPSFRAGGGKKVMEVRPNIEWNKGHALDYLLKTVFGTRNDDVLPLYVGDDATDEDAFKFIKEVGRGFPIVVSSTPKMTDASFSLRDTIEVMNFLTKLTGWRRISSSD; the protein is encoded by the exons ATGTCACTCATATTCCCCTCATCTTCTGTAGTTCCCTCCTCTTGTTTAAACCAATTGAAGGTTTATAGTTTGAAATCCAAGGGAAGTGCTTCTCTAAATCCATGCTTTCCTCTCGTTCAATACAAAGTTCCATGGAGTATAACCCAAGATAAATATCCAGTTTCCAAAAGCAAACCCCATAGAATCTTAACGTCTACTGCAAGAGATTGCATACGAACTAATAATCAGTCCACCGAAGAGAAGGATGTATCTTTTGATGGGGGAGATCAAGGACAAGAAGAGATTGAAAGAGAATTCCATGACAACAGAGATGCAAGTGTGGTTACATATAGTGAATGGCTG ATGCGCTCAGCAGTGCATGAAGTTGCTGAATGTTTCCCCACTGCAATTGTCACCGGAAGGTCTAGGGATAAG gcaattgaatttgtaaaacTAAAGGATCTGTGCTATGCTGGAAGTCATGGGATGCATATATCAATCCCACCAggattcttaaaaaaatatgcagAGCTTGAGGATCAAACTCACATTGCTGATGAACAG GGTTTTATCAACTTCTATGTTGCAAAGAAATTCTTATGTAAGCTAAAGAAG ATAAAGGAGAAACTACAAGAAAAGACCAGAGGCATCAAAGGAGCCATGGTTGAGGACAATAAGTTCTGCATCTCTGTACACTTCCGATGTGTAGATGAGGAG AATGTTGAGAATGTTAAGAAGATAGTAGACTCTGTCATCAAATCTTATCCAAGCTTTCGCGCGGGAGGGGGTAAAAAG GTTATGGAAGTACGCCCAAATATTGAGTGGAACAAAGGTCATGCGTTGGACTATTTACTAAAAACTGTGTTTGGTACCCGAAATGACGATGTCCTCCCATTATATGTAGGAGATGACGCAACGGATGAGGATGCCTTTAAG TTTATAAAGGAAGTTGGAAGGGGGTTTCCCATCGTCGTGTCTTCCACACCAAAAATGACGGACGCTTCATTCTCTTTACGTGATACAATAGAGGTCATGAATTTCTTGACAAAGCTTACCGGGTGGAGAAGAATCTCTTCTTCCGACTAA
- the LOC132176963 gene encoding trehalose-phosphate phosphatase A-like isoform X3 — MSLIFPSSSVVPSSCLNQLKVYSLKSKGSASLNPCFPLVQYKVPWSITQDKYPVSKSKPHRILTSTARDCIRTNNQSTEEKDVSFDGGDQGQEEIEREFHDNRDASVVTYSEWLTQHPSALHTFEQMMKIAKGKQIVVFLDYDGTLSPIVNDPEKAFMTDEMRSAVHEVAECFPTAIVTGRSRDKAIEFVKLKDLCYAGSHGMHISIPPGFLKKYAELEDQTHIADEQGFINFYVAKKFLCKLKKIKEKLQEKTRGIKGAMVEDNKFCISVHFRCVDEENVENVKKIVDSVIKSYPSFRAGGGKKFC; from the exons ATGTCACTCATATTCCCCTCATCTTCTGTAGTTCCCTCCTCTTGTTTAAACCAATTGAAGGTTTATAGTTTGAAATCCAAGGGAAGTGCTTCTCTAAATCCATGCTTTCCTCTCGTTCAATACAAAGTTCCATGGAGTATAACCCAAGATAAATATCCAGTTTCCAAAAGCAAACCCCATAGAATCTTAACGTCTACTGCAAGAGATTGCATACGAACTAATAATCAGTCCACCGAAGAGAAGGATGTATCTTTTGATGGGGGAGATCAAGGACAAGAAGAGATTGAAAGAGAATTCCATGACAACAGAGATGCAAGTGTGGTTACATATAGTGAATGGCTG ACACAGCATCCATCTGCGTTACACACTTTTGAACAAATGATGAAGATAGCTAAGGGAAAACAAATAGTTGTATTTTTGGATTATGATGGAACTCTCTCGCCAATTGTTAATGATCCTGAGAAAGCTTTCATGACTGATGAA ATGCGCTCAGCAGTGCATGAAGTTGCTGAATGTTTCCCCACTGCAATTGTCACCGGAAGGTCTAGGGATAAG gcaattgaatttgtaaaacTAAAGGATCTGTGCTATGCTGGAAGTCATGGGATGCATATATCAATCCCACCAggattcttaaaaaaatatgcagAGCTTGAGGATCAAACTCACATTGCTGATGAACAG GGTTTTATCAACTTCTATGTTGCAAAGAAATTCTTATGTAAGCTAAAGAAG ATAAAGGAGAAACTACAAGAAAAGACCAGAGGCATCAAAGGAGCCATGGTTGAGGACAATAAGTTCTGCATCTCTGTACACTTCCGATGTGTAGATGAGGAG AATGTTGAGAATGTTAAGAAGATAGTAGACTCTGTCATCAAATCTTATCCAAGCTTTCGCGCGGGAGGGGGTAAAAAG TTTTGTTGA